In the Pogona vitticeps strain Pit_001003342236 chromosome 2, PviZW2.1, whole genome shotgun sequence genome, gcgttgggcaatgcaaaatacaagtgggtcatgtgtacgtgagccccctctgtcggtttctggtgtgaaagttattgcccaaggctcgttagcccttgcagaaccccagcttcttattcaaaatgctaaaatatgcagcggtgcccactttgccagcctattccgtgcccaagacggcgttgggcaatgcaaaatacaagtgggtcatatgtacgtgagccccctctgtcggtttctggtgtgaaagttattgcccaaggctcgttaacccttgagtaaccccagcttcttattcaaaatggcaaaatatgcagcggtgcccactttgccagcctattccgtgcccaaaacggcgttgggcaatgcaaaatacaattgggtcatgtgtacgtgacgcccctctgtcggtttctggtgtgaaagttattgcccaaggctcgttaacccttgcaacactccagcttcttattcaaaatgctaaaatatgcagcggtgcccactttgccagcccattccgtgcccaaaacggcgttgggcaatgcaaaatacaattgggtcatgtgtacgtgagccccctctgtcggtttctggtgtgaaagttattgcccaaggctcattagcccttgcagaaccccagcttcttattcaaaatgctaaaatatgcagcggtgcccactttgccagcctattccttgcccaaaacggcgttgggcaatgcaaaatacaattgggtcatgtgtacgtgacgcccctctgtcggtttctggtgtgaaagttattgcccaaggctcgttaacccttgagtaaccccagcttcttattcaaaatgctaaaatatgcagcggtgcccactttgccagcctattccgtgcccaaaacggcgttgggcaatgcaaaatacaattgggtcatgtgtacgtgacgcccctctgtcggtttctggtgtgaaagttattgcccaaggctcgttaacccttgcaacactccagcttcttattcaaaatgtcaaaatatgcagcggtgcccactttgccagcccattccgtgcccaaaacggcgttgggcaatgcaaaatacaattgggtcatgtgtacgtgagccccctctgtcggtttctggtgtgaaagttattgcccaaggctcattaacccttgagtaaccccagcttcttattcaaaatgtcaaaatatgcagcggtgcccactttgccagcctattccgtgcccaaaacggcgttgggcaaagcaaaaaaaaagtgggtcatgtgtacgtgagccccctctgtcggtttctggtgtgaaagttattgcccaaggctcgttaacccttgcaacactccagcttcttattcaaaatgctaaaatatgcagcggtgcccactttgccagcccattccgtgcccaaaacggcgttgggcaatgcaaaatacaattgggtcatgtgtacgtgagccccctctgtcggtttctggtgtgaaagttattgcccaaggctcattagcccttgcagaaccccagcttcttattcaaaatgctaaaatatgcagcggtgcccactttgccagcctattccgtgcccaaaacggcgttgggcaatgcaaaatacaattgggtcatgtgtacgtgacgcccctctgtcggtttctggtgtgaaagttattgcccaaggctcgttaacccttgagtaaccccagcttcttattcaaaatgctaaaatatgcagcggtgcccactttgccagcctattccgtgcccaaaacggcgttgggcaatgcaaaatacagttgggtcatgtgtacgtgacgctcctctgtcggtttctggtgtgaaagttattgcccaaggctcgttatcccttgcaacactccagcttcttattcaaaatggcaaaatatgcagcggtgcccactttgccagcccattccgtgcccaaaacggcattgggcaatgcaaaatacaattgggtcatgtgtacgtgagccccctctgtcggtttctggtgtgaaagttattgcccaaggctcattagcccttgcagaaccccagcttcttattcaaaatgctaaaatatgcagcggtgcccactttgccagcctattccgtgcccaaaacggcgttgggcaatgcaaaatacaagtgggtcatgtgtacgtgagccccctctgtcggtttctggtgtgaaagttattgcccaaggctcattagcccttgcagaaccccagcttcttattcaaaatgctaaaatatgcagcggtgcccactttgccagcctattccgtgcccaaaacggcgttgggcaatgcaaaatacaattgggtcatgtgtacttgagccccctctgtcggtttctggtgtgaaagttattgcccaaggctcgttagcccttgcagaaccccagcttcttattcaaaatgctaaaatatgcagcggtgcccactttgccagcctattccgtgcccaaaacggcgttgggcaatgcaaaatacaattgggtcatgtgtacgtgacgcccctctgtcggtttctggtgtgaaagttattgcccaaggctcgttaacccttgtaacactccagcttcttattcaaaatgtcaaaatatgcagcggtgcccactttgccagcctattccgtgcccaaaacggcgttgggcaatgcaaaatacaattgggtcatgtgtacgtgagccccctctgtcggtttctggtgtgaaagttattgcccaaggctcgttatcctttgcaacactccagcttcttattcaaaatggcaaaatatgcagcggtgcccgctttgccagcccattccgtgcccaaaacggcgttgggcaatgcaaaatacaagtgggtcatgtgtacgtgagccccctctgtcggtttctggtgtgaaagttattgcccaaggctcgttagcccttgcagaaccccagcttcttattcaaaatgctaaaatatgcagcggtgcccactttgccagcctattccgtgcccaagacggcgttgggcaatgcaaaatacaagtgggtcatatgtacgtgagccccctctgtcggtttctggtgtgaaagttattgcccaaggctcgttaacccttgagtaaccccagcttcttattcaaaatggcaaaatatgcagcggtgcccactttgccagcctattccgtgcccaaaacggcgttgggcaatgcaaaatacaattgggtcatgtgtacgtgacgcccctctgtcggtttctggtgtgaaagttattgcccaaggctcgttaacccttgcaacactccagcttcttattcaaaatgctaaaatatgcagcggtgcccactttgccagcccattccgtgcccaaaacggcgttgggcaatgcaaaatacaattgggtcatgtgtacgtgagccccctctgtcggtttctggtgtgaaagttattgcccaaggctcattagcccttgcagaaccccagcttcttattcaaaatgctaaaatatgcagcggtgcccactttgccagcctattccgtgcccaaaacggcgttgggcaatgcaaaatacaattgggtcatgtgtacgtgacgcccctctgtcggtttctggtgtgaaagttattgcccaaggctcgttaacccttgagtaaccccagcttcttattcaaaatgctaaaatatgcagcggtgcccactttgccagcctattccgtgcccaaaacggcgttgggcaatgcaaaatacaattgggtcatgtgtacgtgagccccctctgtcggtttctggtgtgaaagttattgcccaaagctcgttagcccttgcagaaccccagcttcttattcaaaatgctaaaatatgcagcggtgcccactttgccagcctattccgtgcccaaaacggcgttgggcaatgcaaaatacaattgggtcatgtgtacgtgagccccctctgtcggtttctggtgtgaaagttattgcccaaggctcgttaacccttgagtaaccccagcttcttattcaaaatgctaaaatatgcagcggtgcccactttgccagcctattccgtgcccaaaacggcgttgggcaatgcaaaatacaattgggtcatgtgtacgtgagccccctctgtcggtttctggtgtgaaagttattgcccaaggctcgttaacccttgagtaaccccagcttcttattcaaaatgctaaaatatgcagcggtgcccactttgccagcctattccgtgcccaaaacggcgttgggcaatgcaaaatacaattgggtcatgtatacgtgagccccctctgtcggtttctggtgtgaaagttattgcccaaggctcgttaacccttgagtaaccccagcttcttattcaaaatgctaaaatatgcagcggtgcccactttgccagcctattccgtgcccaaaacggcgttgggcaatgcaaaatacaattgggtcatgtgtacgtgagccccctctgtcggtttctggtgtgaaagttattgcccaaggctcgttaacccttgcaacactccagcttcttattcaaaatgctaaaatatgcagcggtgcccactttgccagcctattccgtgcccaaaacagctttgggccaggcaaaatactATTGCAATTTGTGTTAgagttatgatttattattaataccctgatatttgagtgatccaacttggtttaatggtttaaatacaacatgttctgaataagaagctgggacacgaataagaagtgaataagaagctggatgtcgaataagaagtgaataagaagctggccgaataagaagctaacttcagcctcgTCGGGGCGACCATGGATGCACTAAAGCCATTTTCCTGCAGGGATTTCAAGTTCGGCATTATTCTTGTCATcacactcccccccccggcccttcATGTTGTGGTGCAGATCCCAAAGTCAAAGCGCTACAGTACTGCGAACACACTACTTGTCCTTGacactctcttccccccccccccgctattcaAGAAGCAATTTGGCTCTAATGCGCTCCCCTCCTATCTCACCCGGGTATGTATCTCGTGTCATGAACGTTCGTCGGGATTATCCAAAGGTTTCAGTAGCGCCCCTTTTTTCCTAAGGCTTTCCATACTAGTTTCCCCCCCTACTATGCAGCTATCCAAAGCACCTTCATCAATATAGCCCGAGTCGGTGAAAGTAGATATCAAAACTGCCGCCGCCCGATTCAAACTGCCCCCTACAACTGCAGACCTTCGGCCGGCCAAATTCTGCCCTCTCTAATCCCCTCAGACCCTTGAGTCACGGCCCCTCCAGATCGGGCggggggacccccctcccccGGAATCGGCTCAGCAGCTTCGTGCTGCTGCAGCCGACCACGTGAGGGCGTCCAGTGTGTTAGTTACAACAAATTAACCCAGGGCTAGCGCCTCCCCCCGGGATTGCCGGCACCCCACGACTGGCCCCTGACATGCTGCTCCCTCTTTTCTACCCGATCCACGCGTCGCCTGGGACCAGTGGCTCTTTCTGGAGGGCCAAGAGCCCTCCATACAGGGCGCCCccatcctctctcttcccccagcaTAGGGTGCGCCCTTAAAATCGCTTCTGGGGAACCTTTCCCAGCCCGGGAGCGTCCTGACACCCGGGCAGCTCGATCTGGGACCGTCGGGAGCCGCGAGTGCCCAAGGCGCCCCGTCCCCACGAGGCTGGACGCGGCCAGGAGAGGCCGGCAAAGGGACCACAAAAAGCACAACTTGGAGCCGGCCGTCGCGCTCCCTGTTGTTGTTCTCAACGTGGTCCGCCCCGTACTCATATAAGGAGTTGCGGCACAGCCCGCCCAAGCAGAGTGCTCCTCGCAGGCGGAGTGGAGGGTTGGCGTGCGTTTGGGCCCTGAGCTCGCTGGTGCCCTTGCCTCGCCTCGCCACCAAAAAACCAGGGCGGTGCGAAGAAACACAAACGGCTTGGGAGCTCAGCGTCTCCTACTCGTTTGCCTGCCGGAGCCCTCCTCGCTTTGCAGCCATGTCTGTCGAGCTAGAAGAAGCCGACCTGCCGCTGACCGAGGCGGAAGAGGCGCCGCTGGCTCCGGAGAAGAAAGGCGCGTCGAAGAAAGCCAAGGGAGGCGGTTCGGCCCTCTCCCcctccaagaagaagaagaacagtaaGAAGAAGAACCAGCCGGGCAAATACAGCCAGCTGGTGGTGGAGACGATCCGCAAGCTGGGCGAGCGGAACGGCTCCTCGCTGGCCAAAATCTACAACGAGGCCAAAAAAGTGGCCTGGTTCGACCAGCAGAACGGGCGGACCTACCTCAAGTACTCCATCAAGGCGCTGGTGCAGAACGACACTTTGCTCCAGGTGAAGGGGACCGGCGCCAACGGCTCCTTCAAGCTCAACCGGAAGAAGCTGGAGGGCGGCCACGAAGGGGGAGCCgggggcggcggaggaggaggaggctcgggCTCCCACGCCAAGTCGCACaagaaggcggcggcgggggcctCCTCGGCGGCGTCCACTTCGCGGAAGGTGGTGGAGAAGAAGCCTGTGGCCAAGAGCAAAAAGCTGGAGAAGAAGTCGCACAAGAAAGGCGGCGGCGTCGCGGGCGGGGCCGCCAAGAAGGACAAGGTGAAGGCCAAGAAGACGGCCAAGAAAAGCGCCGCCTCGCCCAGTGCCAAGAAGGTGAAGAAGTCGGCCAAGCCCAAGGCGCTGAAGAGCAGGAAGTGAACGGCTCTTgagggggcggggggcgggcgaGGAGGAGGATGATGAGGGAAGGGGGCCGCCGAGGCCCTCCTCGCCTTGGACTAAATTTGGAGCGAGCCCCGAGACATTGGACTTGACGCTCCAAGCACAGACGAACGTTACCTTTATCGGTGGTGTTTTGTGTTGCTCTCTTTAGcagcatatatatatgtgtatatttccctggaggagggaggggtgagAGAGGACGGGGGTGTTCGGATAGCACTTTTCCTCCGTAATCACCCCTTAGTGGgttccgtttttttttttaatccgcATTTTATTCGCTGCTTGGGACACCTTTCTcccctgcttcccttcctttaAACAAAATAACGGGATGGTTATCGTGGGACCTGCTTCAGGCTTCGCCTTTTCTTTCGCGCTTATCAGCGGCTTTAACTGAtcacttctgcccccccccaaaaaaccctcccTCCGGCTCCCAATTCCAgggggaaagcggggggggggggctggtctcCGGGTGGCTTCCGTGGGTTTGGGCTCCAGCCGTCCTGGGCGGCCCCCTCTTAAGATGGCTGGGGCGCCATGGCAACGGCTCCCGGAGCCCCTCCCTTCCCcggaaaagaggaaaggggctCGGCGCTCTCGGTTGCCTCGGCGTCTGCCTGCGGGACCGAAGTGACgagcaacggggggggggcggttctGCCTTGGAGGGGCCCAGCCCAGCCCGCTGCCGGTGGGATgggggaggaggcggcggcggcggaccAATCTCTACCGGGTAGGGAGGGCGCGTTCTTGAAGGTCTCCCCCCGTTTCCTTTCCCTGCCAGCTCTTGTACTGCCTCTCTCTGGGCCTCTTCAGTTGCCTTTTTTATATCCTTTTGtgtcggggagggggggttgtttttgttttgttcaataaatggttttaaaatattcACGTGCTGCTTTCTGGTGTATgggcatgcgggggggggagttCGTTCCCTTTTTTGGGGAAGGGGGGCTTGCAAACGAGGAAGGGAAGGCGCTCTGCTCAGGACAGTGGTACTAAAAGGGGGGAGTCGGGGGCGGctgagggaaaggaagggggggcttGGCAGCACTTCTGGGAAATAGGGCGCCCTCGGCCCCCATTGCTTTTCTTTGGGCGCGCCGGAGCCTCATCGAAGGGGGCGTGGCAGCCTTTTTAAAAGACACGGGAGGTCCTTACAAAAAAATCTTttcagaaaaggaggggaaatggcgcatgcccttcctcctcctcgccgTGCCCACTTTCCGGTAACGTGCGTGCAGGTCTTTGCCAGTTGGGAAGCGGGTAGGTGGTCTCTGCAAATCGAgggagggggcggggcggggcgcgcgCGCTCTGGGAAACCACTGCTGGGGTTCGTCGCCATGGCgccttctctgccccgccccttGGCGGCGATGCTTTTACTGCTTGGGAATTATGTCATCCGGCGCTAATACAATACGCGCGAGGAGACGACAGCGCGCTCTGCTGATTGGTTGCCTGTTAGCTGTACGTCAAGCGGTTCCTGCGCTTGTCCTCGCCCGGTGGTCCCGGTGCTGCGTTCCCACAAAAGCTTCTGCTGGTCTAGCAGCTGATTTAAAAGGAAGGCACTGAAGGGGGGGGCGCTTCCAGCGGGGGCGCTTCCAGCCTCGCCTGCTGCGCTCTTTGTAGTTTGTTGGAGGAGGGTGCAAGAAAGGTAAAAAACGCAAGACAGCGATGCAACATAGTGTTACCTCGAACCTTTTAGATTAACAGGTACCCGAGAACATGCTGTATAACAATCTTTAGCGATTAGCTGGTGGCTGATCATTTTCTTGCTGATTCTTCAGAGAGGCCCTGCAAAGCCTCCAGCTGTCAAGTTCCTCACCAGGAAAATAGATTATAAAATGGAATGACTTGTTTCCATGTGACGATGGGTCTTTCAACAATCGCAGGAGGATGTTTATCTGTAATCTTCAAACCAATAGTATTAAATGCTAATTCAAGCCCCCTGCTCAAAATCGCAGTGTATTTCGAAAACACACACTCCAGGCCTTCACACCAGGGACTGGCGATTACCACAgtatttgttggactacaactcctgttaGCCTCCACTATTTCTTGTTAGGActgatgggcattgcagtccaacatTAGTGAAATCAGCTTCCCTGCCAAAGGAGTTAAACTTCTCGGAATATTCATCTTTCCACACTTCATCTTTCCACTCAGCTTAAATAACAAAGACACAACCTAGGTATCAACAGTTTGATGGGCATGTCAGATAGTGGTTATGCAGACTGCAGTGAGACTTGTAATCCCAACACAATAGGAAAAATACATGCTCacctatctgtgaagattctcagtcatccaggtgaggttatctggaagatgagtcatggcaactggacttctttcttattaggttgaaatgtctcactactcatccaagtagcttcttcagtctgaggagagtcagCAGGAGACTGGGATAGATAGTGTTCGGAGCTCTACGTTGGAGAAgcagaggtaaaggttccccttgacatttttagtccagtcatgtccaactctaggtttttcaagctgtagagctagcgcttgtccgaagacagtttccgttgccacgtggccagcgtgactagggaacgctgttttaccttcccaccgaggtggtccctatttatctacttgcatttgcatgctttcgaactgctaggttggcgaggagctgggacaaagcgacacgagctcactccgtcgcgtggattccatcttacgactgctggtcttctgaccctgcagcacagatggCCCAGCATAGGAGAGGCAATGGCACAGGACACTATCTTCCACGctagtttcacttccccctggtctgaatagggttgctggatggacaaaggactgtgggtgagggataatcctacTTCTGCAATCCTTCTCTGCTCATTGTCATTGGTCATTAAGGGTTGTTAACGTATGTAtagcctccctgacccctctctcagaGGTCTGGTCCAAAATTAGTCATGAAATGcatgtcctttgtccttcaaatgaaggacaaGGTCAAATGGTCATTCCTTAtattggtgtgtgtatgtgaaaagctcaaaaggatttttggtgaacaccacatacctgtgcacttgaaacccacaaacacactaaggcagagactcttCCACCCAAAAGattggacaccaaaacacaactgGAGCAATATACTATATGCAgcccaatgcaaagaggagtgttcagagctctacattggagtaGCTAAACAActactaaacaggagaatggcccagcacaggagaggcaatggctcaggaccacaatcagcagtgttcctttacttgaaggacaaaggacactcattttaTGACTTTGGACTGAGAAGGTATGTGGGttgaggggtcagggaggccatacatatgcatacagaaaatccctcactcaacagggatgAAGggcttagatacaatctgtctcctatttatcatgctgccctttcatccatcccccaaaagatcaggaccacacaccaaAAAGACCACTGCTAACTACCTATGACAATGGGAGAAGGACTGCAAAAGTGGGATTTTCATTCACCTCTGtcttttgtccatctaatgagcctattcagaccaagtagaagtgaaaccaatgtggaggatgtatcaggggtctcctaccaactctcctcagactgaagaaacttgtatgagtagcgaaatgtttctaCCTAataagtccaattgccatgactcaacttccagatgctAGTTTCACACCTGAAAAGCCACCCCTCCACTAAAACCCATTCTGCTGTTTgagacagggtgggtgggtgaatcaCCTCCTTTTTCCACTTGGAAAAACTAATCATGATGACCCATAATTTCAACACTGGCATTGAGACAGCCTCCTCCATGGTCCAATGCAGCCTCCCTGTATCCTCCAGCACCGCATATCTGCTCCACCAGACTCTACCACTTGAGGGAGCCACCTCACACTCTGCTTAATGGCAAATTCAGTCTTGAAATCTCCCTGCTGTACAAAACTTCACTAGATGTTCTACATCCACAGATGTTCCATGAAATATGAATTAATGTTCAGAAATAGCTGGTTGAGAAGATACATGTTGTCTACCTCTACAGAGGGAAGCAACACCTGTATGTGCCCTGGACCCTTACATAAGTGCAACATTAACCCTCTGTTGGTCTGAGTAGAGAAGTATTTAAACAAGGGTGCAGCCTTAAAGGACATTCCAGCTTGTGCAAGACAGAGTATCAAtcgtatatttattgtattaaacTGGTTTCAGAAGCTGGTCTTTAGAAATGCTCATCCATCTGCAACCCAATAATCAATTTAGCCTATTCAAAGCCCTCCAACACATGGCTGTTCTAGATATTGGGACTGCTGAAGGCAATGTACGGAAGCTTTTGGGCTTTATTTATGGAAGCAGCAAGGTAAGAGAATCTCTAAGCTTTACACCCTATTGTAGGCATAACCAGAGGTATGATaatcacagcccccccccccaaattagtgAAATTAACAATTTCATTTATTCACTTAAAGCTCATCTATTCCCCAGTGCAGGTTTCAAAGAACAAATAGTAGCATCCATCTAAACTATACACAGGTAGCTGACATACTAGAGAAAATGCCTTGTATCTTGTCCCATCAAGTGCAATGTTTAGCTTAAAACAGTTAAGACTGTTTTCCATAAGAACGTGcatgtaaaaaaaatacaggtgACTTCACATTCTTCATGAAAATGGAAATGTAGATTCCAAGGTTAtctccccacccctgcagccCTAAAGCATGGTTTTTCagagaatttttataattatat is a window encoding:
- the H1-10 gene encoding histone H1.10 — encoded protein: MSVELEEADLPLTEAEEAPLAPEKKGASKKAKGGGSALSPSKKKKNSKKKNQPGKYSQLVVETIRKLGERNGSSLAKIYNEAKKVAWFDQQNGRTYLKYSIKALVQNDTLLQVKGTGANGSFKLNRKKLEGGHEGGAGGGGGGGGSGSHAKSHKKAAAGASSAASTSRKVVEKKPVAKSKKLEKKSHKKGGGVAGGAAKKDKVKAKKTAKKSAASPSAKKVKKSAKPKALKSRK